The proteins below come from a single Crossiella sp. CA-258035 genomic window:
- a CDS encoding class F sortase: MGRSLYPGETKRDNRARVAGLGLLGVALACLAAGLSASQLTTTVVGEPVAVENPPPSPLRARPLTDLGDAPLIRWGQPGGGNPAQPTTTTTTPPKPGQPNQITQPAGGQRPGTVRLPEGGTATLVRREVAPDGVLPVPDGVRDATWWGAGLDAAKGATVLAGHVNWKGATGPFAELWRSDKGQKVTVKDATGKTHNYRITEVHTVHKDQLPQRAESLFAQTGNHRLVLVTCGGEWVGGQLGYDDNRIVVAERA, translated from the coding sequence ATGGGAAGATCGCTGTATCCCGGTGAGACCAAACGCGACAACCGCGCGCGGGTGGCCGGCCTCGGCCTGCTCGGCGTGGCCCTCGCGTGCCTGGCCGCCGGGCTCAGCGCCTCCCAGCTGACTACCACGGTCGTCGGCGAGCCGGTGGCGGTGGAGAACCCTCCGCCGTCACCGCTGCGGGCCCGCCCGCTGACCGACCTGGGCGACGCGCCGCTGATCCGCTGGGGCCAGCCCGGCGGCGGCAACCCGGCGCAGCCCACCACCACGACCACCACCCCGCCCAAACCGGGCCAGCCCAACCAGATCACCCAGCCCGCGGGCGGTCAGCGCCCCGGCACCGTCCGCCTGCCCGAGGGCGGCACCGCCACCCTGGTCCGCCGCGAGGTGGCTCCGGACGGCGTGCTCCCGGTCCCCGACGGCGTCCGCGACGCCACCTGGTGGGGCGCGGGCCTGGACGCGGCCAAGGGCGCGACCGTGCTGGCCGGGCACGTGAACTGGAAGGGCGCCACCGGCCCCTTCGCCGAGCTGTGGCGCAGTGACAAGGGCCAGAAGGTCACCGTCAAGGACGCCACCGGCAAGACCCACAACTACCGGATCACCGAGGTGCACACCGTGCACAAGGACCAGCTGCCGCAACGCGCGGAGTCGCTGTTCGCCCAGACCGGCAACCACCGCCTGGTGCTGGTGACCTGCGGCGGGGAGTGGGTCGGCGGGCAGCTGGGCTACGACGACAACCGGATCGTGGTGGCCGAGCGGGCCTGA
- a CDS encoding pentapeptide repeat-containing protein: MPNTRRSARDAVRLRPLRWWWIGGAVLLVLGLGVATGFALWPRATSLTDAERERAAMEAIRTALTAAGGTAAALALLLAVRRQRTTEVALDLQDLAATDTRHDATERRVTELYTKAAEQLGSDKAPVRLAGLHALERLAQGTPEHRQTIVNVLCAYLRMPVADPDPGQERQVRLTAQHILAAHLRPDRDADGQMTNDNFWPGIALDLSGATLVEFNLSGGEVGAAVFVGTAFEGDARFSATRFTGRALFTHAVFNGNARFARAVFADKAVFRSARFAGEASFRNAEFHGDTGFRGARFEQDAWFTNTAFRNDAWFTSARFDRCARLTGASFRGDSRFAEVRFAGPAWIRQVHFHGDASFHQARFEDTAAFTGTRFDGAAGFAEAHFAAAVLFTGARLPEPR, encoded by the coding sequence ATGCCCAACACGCGGCGGTCCGCTCGGGATGCCGTCCGCCTGCGCCCGCTGCGCTGGTGGTGGATCGGCGGAGCGGTCCTGCTGGTGCTCGGACTCGGGGTCGCCACCGGTTTCGCGTTGTGGCCGCGCGCGACCAGCCTGACCGACGCCGAGCGGGAGCGGGCCGCGATGGAAGCGATCCGCACCGCGCTGACTGCGGCGGGCGGGACGGCGGCCGCGCTGGCGCTGCTGCTCGCGGTGCGCCGCCAGCGCACCACCGAGGTGGCCCTGGACCTGCAGGACCTCGCCGCCACCGACACCCGGCACGATGCCACCGAACGCCGGGTCACCGAGCTGTACACCAAGGCGGCCGAACAACTCGGCTCGGACAAGGCCCCGGTCCGGCTGGCCGGCCTGCACGCGCTGGAACGCCTGGCCCAGGGCACCCCTGAGCACCGGCAGACCATCGTCAACGTGCTGTGCGCCTACCTGCGGATGCCGGTCGCGGACCCCGATCCCGGGCAGGAACGCCAGGTCCGGCTGACCGCGCAGCACATCCTGGCCGCGCACCTGCGCCCGGACCGGGACGCCGACGGCCAGATGACCAACGACAACTTCTGGCCCGGCATCGCGCTCGACCTGTCCGGGGCCACCCTGGTCGAGTTCAACCTCTCCGGCGGTGAGGTGGGCGCGGCCGTGTTCGTCGGCACCGCCTTCGAAGGCGACGCCCGGTTCAGCGCGACCCGCTTCACCGGCCGCGCCCTGTTCACCCACGCCGTGTTCAACGGCAACGCGCGGTTCGCCAGGGCGGTGTTCGCGGACAAGGCGGTGTTCCGCTCAGCGCGGTTCGCCGGCGAGGCGTCCTTCCGCAACGCGGAGTTCCACGGCGACACCGGTTTCCGCGGCGCGCGGTTCGAGCAGGACGCCTGGTTCACCAACACCGCCTTCCGCAATGACGCCTGGTTCACCAGCGCCCGGTTCGACCGCTGCGCCCGGCTGACCGGGGCGAGCTTCCGCGGTGACAGCCGGTTCGCCGAGGTGCGCTTCGCCGGTCCCGCGTGGATCCGGCAGGTGCACTTCCACGGCGACGCCTCGTTCCACCAGGCCAGGTTCGAGGACACGGCCGCGTTCACCGGCACCCGCTTCGACGGTGCGGCCGGGTTCGCCGAGGCGCACTTCGCCGCGGCCGTGCTGTTCACCGGCGCGCGGCTGCCGGAACCGCGGTGA
- a CDS encoding PQQ-dependent sugar dehydrogenase: protein MHARRRTVIGAVVAAATATAAFAAPMATASEASPMAIKQIASGLNQAWAVDWLPDGTALFTEKDSKKIRKIDKAGKVSDVQTIPGVSVTKEAGLLGIAVSPTYAADQLVFIYYTTGSDNRIAKLKLGQAPQPIVTGIPRGSSFHHGGRIAFGPDGFLYAGTGDGQNSANGQNKNSLGGKILRITKDGAAAPGNPFNSRVYSYGHRNVQGLTWVGAQLYATDIGASKVDELNKIDAGKNYGWSTCEGPCGNPGMTNPVKTWSTSSATPSGLAHYKGSLYIASLKGGTYKTNLSGSGGKIYTNLGRTRAAQAAPDGSLWIITPGGIYTSDGN from the coding sequence ATGCACGCTCGACGGAGAACAGTCATCGGAGCTGTGGTCGCCGCCGCGACCGCCACCGCCGCGTTCGCCGCACCGATGGCCACCGCGTCCGAGGCCTCGCCCATGGCGATCAAGCAGATCGCCTCCGGGCTCAACCAGGCGTGGGCCGTGGACTGGCTGCCCGATGGCACCGCCCTGTTCACCGAGAAGGACAGCAAGAAGATCCGCAAGATCGACAAGGCCGGCAAGGTCTCGGACGTGCAGACCATCCCGGGGGTCAGCGTCACCAAGGAGGCCGGGCTGCTCGGCATCGCGGTCTCCCCGACCTACGCCGCGGACCAGCTGGTCTTCATCTACTACACCACCGGCAGCGACAACCGGATCGCCAAGCTCAAGCTGGGCCAGGCCCCGCAGCCGATCGTGACCGGCATCCCGCGCGGTTCCTCCTTCCACCACGGCGGCCGGATCGCCTTCGGGCCGGACGGCTTCCTCTACGCGGGCACCGGCGACGGCCAGAACAGCGCCAACGGCCAGAACAAGAACTCCCTCGGCGGCAAGATCCTCCGCATCACCAAGGACGGCGCGGCCGCGCCGGGCAACCCGTTCAACAGCCGGGTCTACTCCTACGGGCACCGCAACGTGCAGGGCCTGACCTGGGTCGGCGCCCAGCTCTACGCCACCGACATCGGCGCCAGCAAGGTCGACGAGCTGAACAAGATCGACGCCGGCAAGAACTACGGCTGGTCGACCTGCGAGGGCCCCTGCGGCAACCCCGGCATGACCAACCCGGTCAAGACCTGGTCGACCTCCTCGGCGACCCCGAGCGGCCTGGCCCACTACAAGGGCAGCCTCTACATCGCCTCGCTCAAGGGCGGCACGTACAAGACCAACCTGAGCGGCTCCGGCGGCAAGATCTACACCAACCTGGGCCGCACCCGCGCCGCGCAGGCCGCGCCGGACGGTTCGTTGTGGATCATCACGCCGGGCGGCATCTACACCTCCGACGGCAACTGA
- the pqqA gene encoding pyrroloquinoline quinone precursor peptide PqqA has product METREVWTRPEFTEYDTPMEVTAYAARMD; this is encoded by the coding sequence ATGGAAACTCGTGAAGTGTGGACCCGTCCGGAATTCACCGAGTACGACACGCCCATGGAGGTCACCGCGTACGCGGCCCGCATGGACTGA
- the pqqC gene encoding pyrroloquinoline-quinone synthase PqqC, translating into MAASQDVLSREDFLAALRGLSHRYWGTHPFHQRMHAGELSEHELRTWAANRWYYQCMLPQKDAAIISNCPLPEVRRHWLDRIVYHDGRTEGEGGAESWLRLCQAVGLSREEVLDQRHVAPGTRFAVDAYVTFARQQPWIIGIASGLTEMFAGHLMRQRVADVLANYAWIRREDLAYFTTRIDKVAGEGKETVDLVLEHCVTRELQDAAVAALSFKCDVLWSMLDSIERAAAKG; encoded by the coding sequence ATGGCTGCCAGCCAGGATGTGTTGTCGCGCGAGGACTTCCTCGCCGCGTTGCGGGGTCTGTCCCACCGCTACTGGGGAACCCACCCCTTCCACCAGCGGATGCACGCCGGTGAGCTGAGCGAGCACGAGCTGCGCACCTGGGCGGCCAACCGCTGGTACTACCAGTGCATGCTGCCGCAGAAGGACGCGGCGATCATCAGCAACTGCCCGCTGCCCGAGGTCCGGCGGCACTGGCTGGACCGGATCGTCTACCACGACGGCAGGACCGAGGGCGAGGGCGGCGCGGAGAGTTGGCTGCGGCTGTGCCAGGCGGTCGGCCTCAGCCGCGAGGAAGTGCTGGACCAGCGGCACGTCGCGCCGGGCACCCGGTTCGCGGTGGACGCCTACGTCACCTTCGCCCGGCAGCAGCCCTGGATCATCGGGATCGCCTCCGGGCTGACCGAGATGTTCGCCGGACACCTGATGCGCCAACGGGTTGCCGATGTGCTGGCCAACTACGCGTGGATCAGGCGGGAGGACCTCGCCTACTTCACCACCCGCATCGACAAGGTCGCAGGCGAAGGCAAGGAGACCGTGGACCTGGTGCTGGAGCACTGCGTCACCCGGGAGCTCCAGGACGCCGCGGTGGCCGCGCTGAGCTTCAAGTGCGACGTGCTGTGGTCCATGCTGGACTCGATCGAGCGTGCCGCGGCGAAGGGATAG
- the pqqD gene encoding pyrroloquinoline quinone biosynthesis peptide chaperone PqqD: protein MSEITGTTRPRLRRGVRLSYDKVRETHVLLFPEGVLVPNPTAAAVLSHCDGVNDVDAVVKLLSERYQGVSVSDVAELLIALRERRIVELEVPDA from the coding sequence ATGAGCGAGATCACCGGAACCACCCGGCCGCGGCTGCGCCGAGGGGTGCGGCTGAGCTACGACAAGGTCCGCGAGACGCACGTGCTGCTCTTCCCCGAGGGCGTGCTGGTGCCCAACCCGACCGCGGCCGCGGTGCTCTCGCACTGCGACGGGGTCAACGACGTCGACGCCGTGGTGAAGCTGCTTTCCGAGCGCTACCAAGGGGTTTCCGTCTCCGATGTGGCCGAGCTGCTGATCGCGCTGCGGGAGCGGCGGATCGTGGAGCTGGAGGTGCCGGATGCCTGA
- the pqqE gene encoding pyrroloquinoline quinone biosynthesis protein PqqE — protein sequence MPEAEPPLGMLAELTHRCPLHCPYCSNPLELIAKNNELSTEQWRSVLTQARELGVLQVHMSGGEPLARHDLRELVEHASELGCYVNLVTSGLGLTEPVLRELADRGLAHVQLSIQDSDPVRGNQVAGARAHDRKLAAAEVVRKVGLPLTGNVVLTRLNHDRIGEIIAMAEAMGVDRLELANTQYYGWALKNRAQLMPTRAQLATAEPIVRAATKRLAGRMQVVYVVADYYEDYPKPCMHGWGARQLTVAPNGDVLPCPAATAISTLELENVKDRPLAEIWYQGESFNAYRGTDWMSETCRACPRKETDFGGCRCQAFLLTGDAAATDPVCSRSPDRPIIDTILARHHEAAEPLDAPLAMRWLATERGAR from the coding sequence ATGCCTGAGGCCGAGCCGCCGCTGGGCATGCTCGCCGAGCTGACCCACCGCTGCCCGCTGCACTGCCCCTACTGCTCCAACCCGCTGGAGCTGATCGCCAAGAACAACGAGCTGAGCACCGAGCAGTGGCGTTCGGTGCTCACCCAGGCCCGCGAGCTCGGCGTGCTCCAGGTGCACATGTCCGGCGGCGAACCCCTTGCCCGCCACGACCTCCGCGAGTTGGTGGAGCACGCGAGCGAGCTCGGCTGCTACGTGAACCTGGTGACCAGCGGGCTCGGCCTGACCGAGCCGGTGCTGCGCGAGTTGGCCGACCGGGGACTGGCGCACGTGCAACTGTCCATTCAGGACTCGGACCCGGTGCGGGGCAACCAGGTCGCGGGCGCCCGCGCGCACGACCGGAAGCTGGCCGCGGCCGAGGTGGTGCGCAAAGTTGGCCTGCCGCTGACCGGGAACGTGGTGCTCACCCGGCTCAACCACGACCGGATCGGCGAGATCATCGCCATGGCCGAGGCCATGGGCGTGGACCGGCTGGAGCTGGCCAACACCCAGTACTACGGCTGGGCGCTGAAGAACCGGGCGCAGCTGATGCCGACCAGGGCACAGCTGGCCACCGCGGAGCCGATCGTGCGCGCGGCGACCAAGCGGCTGGCCGGACGGATGCAGGTGGTCTACGTGGTGGCCGACTACTACGAGGACTACCCGAAACCGTGCATGCACGGCTGGGGCGCGCGGCAGCTGACCGTGGCGCCCAACGGCGATGTGCTGCCCTGCCCCGCGGCCACCGCGATCAGCACGCTCGAGCTGGAGAACGTGAAGGACCGGCCGCTGGCCGAGATCTGGTACCAGGGCGAGTCCTTCAACGCCTACCGCGGCACCGACTGGATGAGCGAGACCTGCCGGGCCTGCCCGCGCAAGGAGACCGACTTCGGCGGCTGCCGCTGCCAGGCGTTCCTGCTCACCGGCGACGCCGCGGCCACCGACCCGGTGTGCTCCCGCTCGCCGGACCGGCCGATCATCGACACCATCCTGGCCCGCCACCACGAGGCCGCCGAGCCGCTGGACGCGCCGCTGGCGATGCGCTGGCTCGCCACCGAACGAGGAGCGCGATGA
- the pqqB gene encoding pyrroloquinoline quinone biosynthesis protein PqqB translates to MRVLLLGTAAGGGFPQWNCACRMCAAGRDGQLAHRSQDGIAVSATGERWFLVNASPDIRAQLLAHNQFRPKPPRDTPLRGVLLTDAELDHSLGLMLLREGDDLDVWAPAAVLHGLTEDFGLRGVLAHYRSWSWHTVEPGTAFTLGGELAVTAFPVSGKRPRYATESTMDGPWVVAYRITDPATGGALVYAPCLREWPEGFDEFVGDADCVIIDGTFHSAAEMSGATGKKADADQKSMGHIPIAGPGGGLDVLSRFPSKRRILTHLNNTNPVLDPDSPEHAEVLAAGVSAPPDGTELEL, encoded by the coding sequence ATGAGGGTTCTGCTGCTGGGCACGGCGGCAGGCGGCGGTTTCCCGCAGTGGAACTGCGCCTGCCGGATGTGCGCCGCCGGCCGGGACGGCCAGCTGGCCCACCGCAGCCAGGACGGCATCGCGGTCAGCGCCACCGGCGAGCGCTGGTTCCTGGTCAACGCCAGCCCGGACATCCGCGCACAACTGTTGGCGCACAACCAGTTCCGCCCCAAGCCACCGAGGGACACCCCGCTGCGCGGCGTGCTGCTCACCGACGCGGAGCTGGACCACTCGCTTGGCCTGATGCTGCTGCGCGAGGGCGACGACCTGGACGTCTGGGCCCCTGCGGCGGTGCTGCACGGGCTGACCGAGGACTTCGGGCTGCGCGGGGTGCTGGCGCACTACCGGAGCTGGTCCTGGCACACCGTCGAGCCCGGCACCGCCTTCACCCTCGGCGGCGAGCTGGCGGTGACCGCGTTCCCGGTCAGTGGCAAGCGACCCCGGTACGCCACAGAGTCCACAATGGACGGTCCGTGGGTGGTGGCCTACCGGATCACCGACCCGGCCACCGGCGGCGCGCTGGTCTACGCGCCCTGCCTGCGCGAGTGGCCCGAGGGCTTCGACGAGTTCGTCGGCGACGCCGACTGCGTGATCATCGACGGCACCTTCCACTCCGCCGCGGAGATGTCCGGGGCCACCGGGAAGAAGGCGGACGCGGACCAGAAGTCCATGGGGCACATCCCGATCGCCGGTCCGGGCGGCGGCCTGGACGTGTTGTCCCGCTTCCCCAGCAAGCGCCGGATCCTGACCCACCTGAACAACACCAACCCGGTGCTGGACCCGGACTCACCGGAACACGCCGAGGTGCTGGCCGCCGGGGTGTCCGCACCACCGGACGGCACCGAGCTCGAGCTCTAG
- a CDS encoding DUF5937 family protein: protein MLLRCDAVTVANIRLSHSPIMEAVWWLNLAARGGRHPVFGDTGALARDALGAAEVDLVTDLLAPEGNHYTPDLLTPQPRPGAPAEVFQAQLADLAGSSAEVVHTQLRYAEDHWGRPVSARVRRLAEAGTLAGRLAEGIETFWRLALAEGWDRIEALAEADLNDRARTLATRGVGTLLSTLDPKCHWTGSAVTVDKPYSVDLDLSGQAIVLVPSVLSWPKFMLQCDDKRQVALYYPAARIGLRGRRDPAELARVVGATRAALLADLDAPRSTAELAHRHELAAATVSYHLGALRRTGLVTARRDGRFVLYQRSAQADALLAAS, encoded by the coding sequence ATGCTGCTGCGCTGCGACGCCGTGACGGTGGCGAACATCCGGCTGTCGCACTCACCGATCATGGAAGCGGTCTGGTGGCTGAACCTGGCCGCGCGCGGTGGCAGGCACCCGGTCTTCGGCGACACCGGCGCGCTGGCCAGGGACGCGCTCGGCGCGGCCGAGGTCGACCTGGTCACCGACCTGCTCGCGCCGGAGGGCAACCACTACACGCCGGACCTGCTCACCCCGCAGCCCCGGCCGGGCGCGCCTGCCGAGGTGTTCCAGGCCCAGCTGGCCGACCTCGCGGGCAGTTCGGCGGAAGTGGTGCACACCCAGCTGCGGTACGCCGAGGACCACTGGGGCCGGCCGGTCTCGGCCAGGGTGCGGCGGCTGGCCGAGGCTGGCACGCTGGCCGGGCGGCTGGCCGAGGGGATCGAGACCTTCTGGCGGCTGGCGCTGGCCGAGGGCTGGGACCGGATCGAGGCGCTGGCCGAGGCCGATCTCAACGACCGGGCCAGGACGCTGGCCACCCGAGGGGTCGGCACCCTGCTGAGCACGCTGGACCCGAAGTGCCACTGGACCGGCTCGGCGGTGACCGTGGACAAGCCCTACTCGGTGGACCTCGACCTGTCCGGGCAGGCGATCGTGCTGGTCCCCTCGGTGCTCAGCTGGCCGAAGTTCATGCTCCAGTGCGACGACAAGCGGCAGGTCGCCCTCTACTACCCGGCCGCCAGGATCGGCCTGCGCGGCAGGCGGGACCCGGCCGAGCTGGCCAGGGTGGTCGGCGCGACCAGGGCCGCGCTGCTGGCCGACCTGGACGCGCCCCGCTCCACCGCGGAGCTGGCCCACCGGCACGAGCTGGCCGCGGCCACGGTGTCCTACCACCTGGGCGCGCTGCGCCGGACCGGCCTGGTCACCGCGCGCCGGGACGGCCGGTTCGTGCTCTACCAGCGCAGCGCGCAGGCTGATGCCCTGCTGGCCGCGTCCTAG